DNA sequence from the Spirochaetaceae bacterium genome:
AGGGAGGAGGCTCGTACTCTCAGCAATGCCCATATTGCCGGGTGAGACTGTCAGACGAACCTCGGCGGCTGCCGGTCGAATACTGCTCACATCCCCCACACCGTGATCCGGTGCCGGTCATCGGCGTGTTCGTCGCGGCCGAATATCTTGTCCTCCCACCGCTTGTCTGCGCCGCGGTCGAAGATGACCAGGTGGCCGGCCTGCGCCGCGCACTGGTCCATATATTCGGCGGTCTGCAGCAACCCTTCGCGGACCGTGCGCTCCAGGCTCCGGTGCAGCACCTTGCACTCGATGACGAATCTGCCCGCGGCGTGCGGTCCCTCGCCACCGGGTCGCCGCCAGATGATCAGCAGATCGGTGCGCCCTCCGCCGCAGGCCGTACTCGCGCTCTATGCGCCCGCCGCTGTTCACGATCCGTTGCAGGCACGACTGCAGCAGGAGTTGCGGACCGTGCCGACCAACCTCGGCCTGCGCTCCGCAGTCGCGCCAGCGCACGACACCGACCGACGTTCTTAGTCAGCGTCGCTCTCCGAGAGCGCCACATCTCTCCGATGGCCCGCACTGTCCGGCCACGGGGCCCACGAACGGCGACGCGTCAGTCGTGTGATGAGATACCTGGTGCCCGGCTTCGCTGTGACGACGAGTATTGAAAGTGCACCGATGGGAGACGTACGAGAAATCAGCGTCAAGATCGGTGGGGTCGCCGGGCGGTCACCTCAACGTCACCACCTCCGATGGCGGCGACGCTGGCGGGCGTCCGGAACGGCCGGATTTGGTGAGTTGGTGACCCCCACGAGTCGTTGACAGGGTGGTCGCGTCCATAGCAAGCTCGCGTCGCTTGGGGTCCGACGGATCGCTGATGAAACGCCGCGACGACAGTCAGCGCAGTGACCGGTTCGCTGTGACGCGACCGGTGCATCCCCGTCGGGTAGAGCGCTGGTGCGCGGACCCGTAGGTGGAGGGTTTCCAGCCCCGCCCGTTCGGTAGCGAGGTGGGTTCACAGTTGAGCGCCAAGGAGAACTGATTATGGAACTTGCCTTGCACGAAGCGGAAACATGCCTCTCCTATCTCGTGATCGCCGTCCAGAGCGGCGAACGGGTCGTCATAACGAGGAACGGAGAACCAACCGTGGAGCTGGTCCGCTGCCGCGCGAAGCGAGGCGGTATCGACTTCGACAAGCTTGACGCGGATCGCCGCGGGCTCGGAATCAAGGGGGACGAAGAGAGGTGGCCTAAGGAATTCGACGATCCGGCCTTCAGCCGCGCCGTGTTGGGAGCGGCGAACTCACTCCGCGGTGGTGCGGTGGTGCGGTGGTCCATCGGCCTGACGCAGGCCAATCACTGGAGTCACAATCATCAAGCGCCATGATGACAGCCAGCGCCGTGACCGGTGGCCGGTGATGTTCGGTGACCTCGGTGACCGCCAAGTCGTTGACAGGCGCGCCGCGCCTATGCTAGCGTGCCTCCTCTGGGGCGACGGATGTCGATGAAGCGCCATAATGACAGTCAGCGCAGTGACCGGTTGGCGGTGACGCAGCTGATCTTCCCCCCCCCCCCACTTTTTCCAACCGAGAAACAACTAACCGCTCGGGCTGATCGCCCCGTACGCGACCCCGCGCACACCGTCGCCTTCACCACCGCCGTAGCTGTCGGTGGCGCCCGCTCGGTCCATCGCCCAACCGGCATGCTGGCCGCCCGCGTCCTTCCAGGCGACCGCAACCGTCCCGGATCCCCGCCCGCGACTAACTGCGCGCAAAACCCACCGCCGGCGTTGGCGGCCATTCAGACTCACTGCTGCTCAGACCACCGCCACGCGTGGCGGCTCGATACCCGGCCCGCACGTACCCCTGTCAACGCTTCACCCCCGCCCTCGCGGGCGGCGGCGCATGACTCGGGGCCGCCGTGGGTCGCTAGCCCTTCGACGTATGACTCTTCCATTCACAACACCTTGCCGGTTTGTGCCGGCGCACAGGAGGCCAAGATGATACTCAAAGAACCGCACGCGCGCGCGGCGTGAGCCGGGGCGAACCCGCTGAGTCACACGCCGCGCGCGACACCCATTCGACTCTGTCTGGCCGCCTGCGTTGCGGGCGCGAGAGTAGCCAGGGTGCGGCAAGCCGCTACGCAATACTCTCGAGAATCCACATACGGAGGAACGTATGAATATTGTACAGATTACCAGGACCCTCGCGGTTGCGTTGGTCCTGGTCCTGGTCCTGACCGCAACCGGCCTCTGGGCCACTGGCGCAGACGAAGAGGAGAAGGATGCGGCGGTGGAGAGGGAAATGGTGCGCGACCCGGCCACCGGCAAGATGGTGCCGGCGCCGCAGTATGGCGGGATAATCACCTATTCGCAGCCTTATAACCCTCCGAGTCCTGACGTCTATATCCATTACGATGCGGCAGAAGCCCTCGGTGTGGTTGTAGAGAGGCTAGCCATCGCGGACTGGGCACTAGATAGGGACGTATTTAACTATAGAACACAAGCATTTGCTGGCTTCCCTTCCCCCCTCGCTAGGGGGCACTTGGCTGAAAGCTGGGAACAGCCTGACCCCACCACGATCGTCTTACATATCCGCCAGGGCGTTAACTGGCATGATAAGCCACCGATGAACGGTCGGGAGCTAACTGCGAAGGATGTCGAATATAACTTGCACCGTTATTTGGGTCTGGGCAGTGGCTACACCGAACCGAATCCCAAGTACGCCAACGTATCGTTCGCTATTCTGCCATGGGAATCGATAACGGCCACCGACGATCGGACGGTTGTTTTTGAGCTGACGAAGCCAGACCCTAACGCGCTAGGGGAAGTTTTATATAGCGTCATGACTTTTATATACCCCCCCGAGGTAATCAAGGAACACGGCGACCTTTCCGATTGGCGGAATGTGGTCGGCACCGGGCCCTTTGAGCTGACTGACTGGGTCGAGGGCAGCTCTATGACCTGGATCAAGAATCCTAACTACTGGGGCTACGACGAAAAATACCCGGAGAATCGCTTGCCCTATCTTGACGGGTTACAGATGCTGGTTATGCCAGAAGAGGCAACACGTGTGGCGGCATTACGCTCGGCTAAGATTGATTTACTGGCTGTGTTTCTCGGCTGGAGTCAAGTAGTGTCTATGGACGTGGTAGACAGTCTTAGGAAGACCAACCCGGAACTGGTGCTGGAGCCGTTTTCATTTCGGTCGTCGACGTCTTGGACTGCTAACTCGAGAAGGCCGCCCTTTGACGACGTCAGGGTACGCCACGCACTGCAGATGGCACTGGACCTTGAGACAATTAACGCTTCGTACTGGAAGGGTTATGCAGATACGACACCTCAGGGGTATTTAGGGACCGGAGTTCTCGGGTATGTCACCCCATTTGCAGACTGGCCTGAAGAGGTCAAGGGATACTATACCTATGACCCGGAAGGGGCAGAAGCGTTGCTTGACGAGGCTGGATATCCGCGCGGCGCCGACGGCATTAGATTCAAGACCCTCTTGGAAGTGGCCCTCCCGTTTGGGTCACCCTTGTTAGAGTATAACGAATTAGCTGCCTCCTACTGGACTGAGATCGGCATTGATGTAGAGGTTAGGGAGGTTGAGTCTCCTGAGCTTCGGGCAAGGGTAGCAGAAGGTGATTTTGATCTGGTCAGGTGGGTTTCGGGTCAGGATTCCCCGGCTATGGGGATGATAATACAACAGACGTCGGACTCTGTTTACAACCCCCCCAACGTCCGGGACCCGGTTTATGACGCCATGGTTGCAGATGCCCAAGCCGCTACCACCATTGAGGAGCGGAAGACGCTGATTAAACCGATAGATATGTACATTATCGAAAAGCACTGGTATATATGGGGTTCTAGAGTTCCTCGGATGAACGTGCTCCAGCCGTGGGTCATGGGTTATAACGGTGAACTGGAGCTGGGACAGGTGGACCGTCAGTTAATAGCGGCCCGCATCTGGCTTGATAGTGAGCTGAAGGAAGCAATGGGTCATTAGGGGTTTCACCCCTTGTGACTGACCTTAGGGAAAGGGGAACTGGGAGGCTTGAGGCTCTCGGTTCCCCTACTCATTGAATAGTGAGAGGGTGACTGCCTCAGAGACCGGTAGTGTCACATGAGAGCCTACATCATCAGGCGCTTGTTGCTCATAATCCCCACCCTGATCATTCTAACCATCCTGGTTTTTCTCTCGGTCCGCTACATTCCCGGCGATATAATAGACGCGATGGCGGCTCAGATGGAACACCGCCTAGCCGCGACGATTGACCGTGAAGCTTTGGAGCGTATGCTGGGATTGGACGTGCCTGTCTACGTGCAGTATGGGCGCTGGATAGGAGTGTTGCCGACTCCTGACTGGGTTACCGGCGAGTCCCACTTCAAAGGCCTTCTCCAGGGCAACCTTGGCCACTCAATGATTGGCGGCAGTGAGCCGGTAGCCGAGTTGATAATCGGTAGACTTCCGGTAACCATTGAGCTCGGTGTCCTGGCCATCGTAATCGGGCTGTTGATAGCACTGCCAGTTGGCATCTACTCGGCGATCCGCCAGGATACCGCCGCCGACTACCTGGGGCGCTCAATCGCCATCATCGGCTTGGCAACTCCCAACTTCTGGCTGGGAATGATGGTCATGATCTTCCCGGCAATCTGGTGGGGTTGGTCGCCACCGCTGAAGCTGATCCCTTTCACCGAAGACCCGCTGGGAAATCTCGGGGTGTTCCTCATTCCCAGCTTGATTCTGGGGACAGCCATGGCTGCAAGCACCATGCGGATGACGCGTACCATGATGCTGGAGGTGCTCAGGCAGGACTATATCAGGACCGCCTGGTCCAAGGGTCTCAAGGAGAGGGTCGTCGTTCTGAGACACGCCCTGAAGAATGCACTCATCCCGGTAATCACCCTGATAGGCCTGCAGTTGCCGATCGTGGTAGGTGGCGCCGTTATCATGGAGAACATCTTCAACCTGCCGGGGCTAGGTCAGCTCATGGTGAATGCACTCCAGGGGAGAGACTATACGGTCGTCTCGGGAGTGAATCTGGTTTTCGCCGCTGCGGTTTTGGGGATCAATCTCATGATCGACCTGATGTATGCTTTCTTGGACCCCAGGGTCCGCTATAAATAAAGGAAAAACGGCGAGTATGAGTAACGCCACAAAGAGACCATCAGCAGCCAGTGCGCCAAAGAGACGTGCCGCTCTGGCTGATTTCTTTGTCAGGCTGTGGAAGGAGAAGCGACTGGGTACTGTCAGCGGGATTATCATATTGATATTGATTATAGTCGCTATCTTTGCTGATGTTCTGGCCCCTTATCCATATAACGAAGTACACTTGATAGACCGGCTGCAGGGCCCATCAGCACAGTATCTGCTAGGTACCGACGGGTTGGGGCGAGACCTCTTGAGCCGCCTGATCCATGGAGCTCGTATTTCGTTATTTGTCGGTCTGGCGGCGACCACTATCAATGTTTTGGTCGCCGTCCTGATCGGCGGCACGTCAGGATTCCTTGGCGGTACGTTGGACCTGGGTGTGCAGAGATTTGTCGATGCCTGGATGGCTTTCCCGGGACTGCTCCTGTTGTTAACCATCATGTCCATAGTGGGGCGGGGTTTGCCACAGATCATAGTGGTCCTGGGGATCGCCGGAGGCATCGGCGCCTCCCGAGTCGTCAGAGGCGCCGTTATTGGTGTCAAAGAGAATGACTATTTTCTGGCAGCCAGGGCTGTGGGTACCCCCACGAGCCTCATCCTGTTACGCCATGTCCTGCCCAATATTATGGCGCCTGTCATCATCATATTTAGCATCAACATCGGTGGCGTAATCCTGAGTGCGGCTTCTCTGAGCTTTCTCGGATTTGGCCTGCCCCCCGCGGTTCCTGACTGGGGAG
Encoded proteins:
- a CDS encoding ABC transporter permease is translated as MRAYIIRRLLLIIPTLIILTILVFLSVRYIPGDIIDAMAAQMEHRLAATIDREALERMLGLDVPVYVQYGRWIGVLPTPDWVTGESHFKGLLQGNLGHSMIGGSEPVAELIIGRLPVTIELGVLAIVIGLLIALPVGIYSAIRQDTAADYLGRSIAIIGLATPNFWLGMMVMIFPAIWWGWSPPLKLIPFTEDPLGNLGVFLIPSLILGTAMAASTMRMTRTMMLEVLRQDYIRTAWSKGLKERVVVLRHALKNALIPVITLIGLQLPIVVGGAVIMENIFNLPGLGQLMVNALQGRDYTVVSGVNLVFAAAVLGINLMIDLMYAFLDPRVRYK
- a CDS encoding ABC transporter permease, which encodes MSNATKRPSAASAPKRRAALADFFVRLWKEKRLGTVSGIIILILIIVAIFADVLAPYPYNEVHLIDRLQGPSAQYLLGTDGLGRDLLSRLIHGARISLFVGLAATTINVLVAVLIGGTSGFLGGTLDLGVQRFVDAWMAFPGLLLLLTIMSIVGRGLPQIIVVLGIAGGIGASRVVRGAVIGVKENDYFLAARAVGTPTSLILLRHVLPNIMAPVIIIFSINIGGVILSAASLSFLGFGLPPAVPDWGGLLSRDGRLYMEMAPYLVFWPGLCLTITIYSLNMFGDGVRDLLDPRLRGAGGEGRLGAAVAKSG
- a CDS encoding ABC transporter substrate-binding protein, whose amino-acid sequence is MNIVQITRTLAVALVLVLVLTATGLWATGADEEEKDAAVEREMVRDPATGKMVPAPQYGGIITYSQPYNPPSPDVYIHYDAAEALGVVVERLAIADWALDRDVFNYRTQAFAGFPSPLARGHLAESWEQPDPTTIVLHIRQGVNWHDKPPMNGRELTAKDVEYNLHRYLGLGSGYTEPNPKYANVSFAILPWESITATDDRTVVFELTKPDPNALGEVLYSVMTFIYPPEVIKEHGDLSDWRNVVGTGPFELTDWVEGSSMTWIKNPNYWGYDEKYPENRLPYLDGLQMLVMPEEATRVAALRSAKIDLLAVFLGWSQVVSMDVVDSLRKTNPELVLEPFSFRSSTSWTANSRRPPFDDVRVRHALQMALDLETINASYWKGYADTTPQGYLGTGVLGYVTPFADWPEEVKGYYTYDPEGAEALLDEAGYPRGADGIRFKTLLEVALPFGSPLLEYNELAASYWTEIGIDVEVREVESPELRARVAEGDFDLVRWVSGQDSPAMGMIIQQTSDSVYNPPNVRDPVYDAMVADAQAATTIEERKTLIKPIDMYIIEKHWYIWGSRVPRMNVLQPWVMGYNGELELGQVDRQLIAARIWLDSELKEAMGH